In Lycium ferocissimum isolate CSIRO_LF1 chromosome 11, AGI_CSIRO_Lferr_CH_V1, whole genome shotgun sequence, a single genomic region encodes these proteins:
- the LOC132036323 gene encoding uncharacterized protein LOC132036323 isoform X1: MGTYMVVEHLQCSMSKDLLCKFPDNSAFDFDYTQSSIWSPLVPRPLSSYRRLSSGLSRKLSYKDVSVGCIGAANFKKVTTKIKRKLSNAVTENLRECHRLKKRKKAAFDFTRLPSSSKLASTTTTPRKQWCKVLKAATKHFKKRNNKKDSTGDINFCRSLTDNSLLRSSTYP; the protein is encoded by the exons ATGGGCACCTATATGGTGGTTGAGCATTTACAGTGTTCCATGTCCAAAGATCTGCTTTGCAAATTTCCCGACAATTCAGCATTCGATTTCGATTATACACAGAGTTCAATTTGGTCTCCTCTAGTACCTCGACCGTTGTCGTCTTACCGGAGGCTCAGCTCAGGTCTGTCGCGAAAGCTGTCGTACAAGGATGTTTCAGTTGGCTGTATTGGAGCAGCTAATTTCAAGAAAGTgacaacaaaaatcaagaggaAGTTGTCCAATGCTGTTACAGAGAATTTGAGGGAATGTCACAGattgaagaagagaaagaaggcgGCTTTTGATTTCACTCGTTTACCATCTTCATCTAAACTCGCCTCCACTACTACAACCCCACGAAAG CAGTGGTGTAAGGTACTGAAAGCTGCTACCAAGCATTTCAAGAAGAGGAACAACAAGAAAGATTCCACAGGTGATATTAATTTTTGCAGATCTTTGACTGATAATAGTCTTCTGCGAAGTTCTACATATCCATAG
- the LOC132036323 gene encoding uncharacterized protein LOC132036323 isoform X2 gives MGTYMVVEHLQCSMSKDLLCKFPDNSAFDFDYTQSSIWSPLVPRPLSSYRRLSSGLSRKLSYKDVSVGCIGAANFKKVTTKIKRKLSNAVTENLRECHRLKKRKKAAFDFTRLPSSSKLASTTTTPRKWCKVLKAATKHFKKRNNKKDSTGDINFCRSLTDNSLLRSSTYP, from the exons ATGGGCACCTATATGGTGGTTGAGCATTTACAGTGTTCCATGTCCAAAGATCTGCTTTGCAAATTTCCCGACAATTCAGCATTCGATTTCGATTATACACAGAGTTCAATTTGGTCTCCTCTAGTACCTCGACCGTTGTCGTCTTACCGGAGGCTCAGCTCAGGTCTGTCGCGAAAGCTGTCGTACAAGGATGTTTCAGTTGGCTGTATTGGAGCAGCTAATTTCAAGAAAGTgacaacaaaaatcaagaggaAGTTGTCCAATGCTGTTACAGAGAATTTGAGGGAATGTCACAGattgaagaagagaaagaaggcgGCTTTTGATTTCACTCGTTTACCATCTTCATCTAAACTCGCCTCCACTACTACAACCCCACGAAAG TGGTGTAAGGTACTGAAAGCTGCTACCAAGCATTTCAAGAAGAGGAACAACAAGAAAGATTCCACAGGTGATATTAATTTTTGCAGATCTTTGACTGATAATAGTCTTCTGCGAAGTTCTACATATCCATAG